Proteins encoded within one genomic window of Tamandua tetradactyla isolate mTamTet1 chromosome 11, mTamTet1.pri, whole genome shotgun sequence:
- the LOC143649264 gene encoding olfactory receptor 7A10-like, which yields MESGNQTHVSEFFLLGLSDKTELHPFLFGLFLSIYLVTFTGNLLIILVTTSARHLHTPMYFFLANLSFSDICFTSTTIPKMLVNLYTQDKTITYEGCLTQMYFFILFAELDIFLLSIMAYDRFVAICHPLHYIIIMNPRLCGLLVLASWIMGVLDSLLRSLLVLRLSFCTELEIPHFFCEVYQVIQLACSGTLLNTIEMYIATGLMGIIALIGISFSYSQIVSSTLRISSASGKYKVFSTCGSHLLVVSLFYGTGLGVYLSSAATQTSRANAIASVMYTVVTPMLNPFIYSLRNKDIKGALRNLFGIVNFNE from the coding sequence ATGGAATCAGGAAACCAAACTCATGTTTCAGAATTTTTCCTCCTTGGACTCTCAGACAAGACAGAGCTGCACCCCTTCCTCTTTGGACTGTTTCTGTCAATATACCTGGTCACCTTCACTGGTAATCTGCTCATCATCCTGGTCACAACCTCTGCCCGTCACCTCCACACTCCCATGTACTTCTTTCTTGctaatttgtctttttctgacATCTGTTTCACTTCTACCACCatcccaaagatgctggtgaacCTCTATACCCAGGACAAGACAATCACCTATGAAGGCTGCCTCACACAAATGTATTTCTTCATACTTTTTGCAGAGTTGGACATTTTTCTGCTCTCTATAATGGCCTATGACCGTTTTGTGGCCATCTGCCACCCCCTACACTACATTATAATCATGAACCCACGGTTGTGCGGCTTGCTGGTACTGGCATCCTGGATCATGGGTGTACTGGACTCTTTACTTCGTAGTTTACTGGTATTGCGATTGTCTTTCTGTACTGAATTGGAGATTCCCCACTTCTTCTGTGAAGTCTACCAGGTTATACAACTTGCCTGTTCTGGAACACTCCTTAACACCATAGAGATGTATATTGCCACTGGGTTGATGGGCATTATTGCTCTCATTGGcatctctttttcttattctcaGATTGTATCCTCCACACTGAGAATTTCTTCAGCAAGTGGGAAGTATAAGGTATTTTCCACATGTGGGTCTCACCTCTTAGTTGTTTCTTTGTTCTATGGTACAGGTCTTGGGGTCTACCTCAGTTCTGCTGCTACCCAAACATCCAGGGCTAATGCAATAGCTTCAGTGATGTACACTGTTGTCACACCCATGCTGAATCCTTTTATCTACAGTCTGAGGAACAAGGACATAAAGGGAGCCTTGAGAAATCTTTTTGGTATTGTCAATTTTAATGAATGA